Proteins encoded by one window of Nocardioides euryhalodurans:
- a CDS encoding MarR family winged helix-turn-helix transcriptional regulator encodes MRDEVDELTEAWARVRPDLDLAPVAVFSRITRLARHLDLARRKAFTRHRIESWEFDVLAALRRAGAPYELSPGRLIRETLVTSGTMTNRVDRLAARGYVERYPDPADRRGVIVRLTAEGKAAVDAAFEELLAAEADLLADLSDRDRAELAGLLRTLLVPYR; translated from the coding sequence ATGAGGGACGAGGTCGACGAGCTGACCGAGGCGTGGGCGCGCGTGCGCCCCGACCTCGACCTCGCGCCGGTGGCGGTCTTCAGCCGGATCACGCGGCTCGCGCGCCACCTCGACCTGGCCCGCCGCAAGGCGTTCACCCGGCACCGCATCGAGTCGTGGGAGTTCGACGTGCTCGCCGCTCTGCGCCGCGCGGGCGCCCCGTACGAGCTCTCGCCGGGGCGGCTGATCCGCGAGACGCTGGTGACCAGCGGCACCATGACCAACCGGGTCGACCGGCTGGCCGCGCGCGGCTACGTCGAGCGCTACCCCGACCCGGCCGACCGGCGCGGCGTCATCGTCCGGCTGACCGCCGAGGGCAAGGCCGCGGTCGACGCCGCCTTCGAAGAGCTGCTCGCCGCCGAGGCGGACCTGCTGGCCGACCTGTCCGACCGCGACCGTGCCGAGCTCGCCGGCCTGCTCCGCACCCTGCTCGTCCCCTACCGCTGA
- the rsmA gene encoding 16S rRNA (adenine(1518)-N(6)/adenine(1519)-N(6))-dimethyltransferase RsmA, translating into MTSSAGPRLLGPADVRSLAAALDLRPTKQRGQNFVIDANTVRRIVRESGVGPDDVVVEVGPGLGSLTLALLDVARRVVAIEVDPLLAERLPATIAEYAPDHVDRVEVVLADAMRIDQVPGPPPTALVANLPYNVSVPVLLHLLQLLPGLERGLVMVQSEVADRLAAGPGSKVYGVPSVKAAWYADVRRAGAIGRNVFWPAPNVDSGLVAWTRREPPTTEVTREQVFTVVDAAFAHRRKGLRGALRGLAGSSEAAEAALAAAGIDPLTRGESLALADFVRITEELHR; encoded by the coding sequence ATGACGTCGTCCGCCGGTCCGAGACTCCTCGGGCCGGCGGACGTGCGTTCGCTGGCGGCCGCCCTCGACCTGCGGCCGACCAAGCAGCGGGGCCAGAACTTCGTCATCGACGCCAACACCGTCCGGCGCATCGTCCGTGAGTCCGGGGTCGGGCCCGACGACGTGGTCGTCGAGGTCGGCCCCGGTCTCGGATCGCTGACCCTGGCGCTGCTCGACGTGGCCCGCCGCGTGGTCGCGATCGAGGTCGACCCCCTGCTCGCGGAGCGGCTGCCGGCGACGATCGCCGAGTACGCCCCGGACCACGTCGACCGGGTCGAGGTGGTGCTCGCCGACGCGATGCGCATCGACCAGGTCCCCGGACCGCCGCCGACCGCGCTGGTCGCCAACCTCCCGTACAACGTCTCGGTCCCGGTGCTGCTCCACCTGCTGCAGCTGCTGCCCGGCCTCGAGCGCGGCCTGGTGATGGTGCAGTCCGAGGTCGCCGACCGGCTGGCCGCCGGCCCCGGCTCCAAGGTCTACGGCGTCCCGTCGGTCAAGGCCGCCTGGTACGCCGACGTCCGTCGGGCCGGCGCCATCGGGCGCAACGTCTTCTGGCCCGCTCCCAACGTCGACTCCGGGCTGGTCGCGTGGACCCGGCGCGAGCCGCCCACCACCGAGGTGACCCGGGAGCAGGTCTTCACCGTCGTCGACGCGGCCTTCGCCCACCGCCGCAAGGGGCTGCGGGGAGCGCTCCGCGGGCTCGCCGGGTCCTCGGAGGCGGCCGAGGCCGCGCTGGCGGCTGCCGGGATCGACCCGCTGACCCGCGGGGAGTCCCTCGCCCTCGCCGACTTCGTCCGCATCACCGAGGAGCTGCACCGGTGA
- a CDS encoding methyltransferase domain-containing protein, giving the protein MTWDPEHYLTYADERGRPFVELVRRVAAERPADVVDLGCGPGNLTRLLAQRWPGARVCGLDASPEMVDTAQRDVPDLAFEVADLRDWAASGDEVDVLVSNATLQWLPEHLDLLPGLVERVRPGGWIAFQVPGNFGEPSHTLRDELAAQEPYADHVRDVAVPSSHDPEVYLAALAGLGCQVDVWETTYLHVLTGEDPVFAWVSATGARPTLEALPEGLRADFEAEYRKRLREAYPDRGHGVVMPFRRIFAVGRKA; this is encoded by the coding sequence ATGACCTGGGACCCCGAGCACTACCTGACCTACGCCGACGAGCGCGGCCGACCGTTCGTCGAGCTCGTGCGCCGCGTCGCTGCCGAACGCCCGGCCGACGTCGTCGACCTCGGCTGCGGACCCGGCAACCTGACCCGGCTGCTCGCGCAGCGCTGGCCCGGGGCGCGTGTGTGCGGGCTCGACGCCAGTCCGGAGATGGTCGACACGGCGCAGCGGGACGTGCCGGACCTCGCCTTCGAGGTCGCCGACCTGCGTGACTGGGCGGCCTCGGGTGACGAGGTCGACGTGCTGGTGTCGAACGCGACGCTGCAGTGGCTCCCCGAGCACCTCGACCTGCTTCCGGGCCTGGTCGAGCGGGTCCGTCCGGGCGGCTGGATCGCCTTCCAGGTCCCCGGCAACTTCGGGGAGCCGAGCCACACCCTCCGTGACGAGCTCGCCGCGCAGGAGCCGTACGCCGACCACGTCCGTGACGTGGCGGTGCCCTCCAGCCACGACCCGGAGGTGTACCTGGCGGCGCTGGCCGGCCTCGGGTGCCAGGTGGACGTGTGGGAGACGACGTACCTCCACGTGCTCACCGGCGAGGACCCTGTCTTCGCCTGGGTGTCGGCGACGGGTGCCCGCCCGACCCTCGAGGCGTTGCCGGAAGGGCTCCGGGCCGACTTCGAGGCCGAGTACCGCAAGCGACTGCGGGAGGCCTACCCCGATCGCGGCCACGGCGTCGTGATGCCCTTCCGCCGGATCTTCGCGGTCGGGAGGAAGGCATGA
- a CDS encoding resuscitation-promoting factor, which translates to MQTRSFIARLVHSKAVLVGLVAAVVLALAGTTYGYNALNTSVTLSLDGQEREVTAMGDTVGAVLESEGIEVGEHDLVAPGLDEEVSDGSAISIRFGRPLELTVDGDTETHWVTATDVASALGEIGSRYAGAELSVSRGGSIDREGMALEIVTEKKIEVALAGKKPVTRKVTALTPRDALEELGVKVDKDDKVTPGPKAELEDGDRIVFTDLRVVTKRVKSEAIDFSTVERADGSMLEGETETVRSGESGARDVTYEITFRNGELVARKVLRQEVLREPVDAIVKYGTKEEPEPVATTNYASGSTVWDQLAQCESGGNWAINTGNGYYGGLQFSLGTWQAYGGPGMPHQQSRETQIAIAEKVRAATGGYGSWPHCSQSLGLPQ; encoded by the coding sequence GTGCAGACGCGCAGCTTCATCGCACGGCTGGTCCACAGCAAGGCTGTCCTCGTCGGCCTGGTGGCCGCCGTCGTCCTGGCCCTCGCCGGGACCACCTACGGCTACAACGCCCTCAACACCAGCGTGACCCTCTCCCTCGACGGGCAGGAGCGCGAGGTGACCGCCATGGGCGACACCGTCGGCGCCGTCCTCGAGTCCGAGGGCATCGAGGTGGGCGAGCACGACCTCGTCGCCCCCGGCCTCGACGAGGAGGTCAGCGACGGCAGCGCCATCAGCATCCGCTTCGGCCGCCCGCTCGAGCTCACCGTCGACGGCGACACCGAGACCCACTGGGTGACCGCGACCGACGTCGCCTCCGCCCTCGGCGAGATCGGTAGCCGCTACGCCGGCGCCGAGCTCTCCGTCAGCCGTGGTGGCTCCATCGACCGCGAGGGCATGGCCCTCGAGATCGTCACCGAGAAGAAGATCGAGGTCGCCCTCGCCGGCAAGAAGCCCGTGACCCGCAAGGTCACCGCGCTCACGCCGCGCGACGCCCTCGAGGAGCTCGGCGTCAAGGTCGACAAGGACGACAAGGTGACCCCCGGGCCGAAGGCCGAGCTGGAGGACGGCGACCGCATCGTCTTCACCGACCTCCGCGTGGTCACCAAGCGCGTGAAGAGCGAGGCCATCGACTTCTCCACCGTCGAGCGCGCCGACGGCTCCATGCTCGAGGGCGAGACCGAGACCGTCCGCTCCGGCGAGTCCGGCGCCCGCGACGTGACCTACGAGATCACCTTCCGCAATGGCGAGCTCGTCGCCCGCAAGGTGCTCCGCCAGGAGGTGCTGCGCGAGCCGGTCGACGCGATCGTCAAGTACGGCACCAAGGAGGAGCCCGAGCCGGTCGCCACGACCAACTACGCCTCCGGCAGCACCGTCTGGGACCAGCTCGCGCAGTGCGAGTCCGGCGGCAACTGGGCCATCAACACCGGCAACGGCTACTACGGCGGGCTGCAGTTCAGCCTCGGCACGTGGCAGGCGTACGGCGGCCCCGGCATGCCGCACCAGCAGAGCCGCGAGACCCAGATCGCGATCGCCGAGAAGGTCCGTGCCGCCACCGGCGGCTACGGCTCCTGGCCGCACTGCTCGCAGTCGCTGGGCCTGCCCCAGTGA
- a CDS encoding 4-(cytidine 5'-diphospho)-2-C-methyl-D-erythritol kinase codes for MTTTITVRAAAKVNLHLGVGAPRPDGFHPLDTVYQAVSLYDDVRVRPAGSWSLDLTAAAHVAATDVPLDGRNIVTRAADLLGVEAEVSIHKEIPAAGGMAGGSADAAAALVALDRLHDLQTSDARLLELAAELGSDVPFALVGGTARGTGRGEQVAPVDDAGSWWWVVVPSGTGLSTPEVYARFDALRPDAAAEPASPDRLLAALASGEPAALAAALRNDLEPAALDLRPELRDVLEAGEAAGALRGLVSGSGPTCVFLCSDGPGAREVAVALRSAYDVVLTAHGPVAGAHVMTEAG; via the coding sequence GTGACCACGACGATCACGGTCCGGGCCGCTGCGAAGGTCAACCTCCACCTCGGGGTCGGCGCGCCCCGCCCGGACGGGTTCCACCCGCTCGACACCGTCTACCAGGCCGTGAGCCTGTACGACGACGTGCGTGTGCGGCCGGCCGGGTCGTGGTCGCTCGACCTCACCGCCGCGGCCCACGTCGCCGCGACCGACGTACCCCTCGACGGGCGGAACATCGTCACCCGTGCGGCCGACCTGCTCGGCGTCGAGGCCGAGGTCTCGATCCACAAGGAGATCCCGGCCGCCGGTGGCATGGCCGGCGGCAGCGCCGACGCCGCGGCGGCCCTGGTGGCGCTGGACCGGCTGCACGACCTGCAGACCTCCGACGCCCGGCTGCTCGAGCTCGCGGCCGAGCTCGGGAGCGACGTCCCGTTCGCGCTGGTGGGCGGGACCGCCCGCGGCACCGGCCGGGGCGAGCAGGTGGCGCCGGTCGACGACGCGGGCTCGTGGTGGTGGGTCGTCGTCCCGTCCGGGACCGGCCTGTCGACGCCCGAGGTCTATGCCCGCTTCGACGCGCTGCGTCCCGACGCTGCTGCCGAGCCCGCCTCGCCCGACCGGCTGCTCGCCGCGCTGGCCTCGGGCGAGCCGGCCGCCCTGGCCGCCGCCCTGCGCAACGACCTCGAGCCGGCCGCACTCGACCTCCGGCCCGAGCTGCGCGACGTGCTCGAGGCCGGCGAGGCCGCCGGGGCGCTGCGCGGACTGGTGAGCGGCTCGGGACCGACCTGCGTGTTCCTGTGCAGCGACGGTCCGGGCGCCCGGGAGGTCGCGGTCGCGCTCCGGTCGGCGTACGACGTCGTGCTGACCGCCCACGGCCCCGTCGCCGGCGCCCACGTGATGACGGAGGCCGGCTGA
- a CDS encoding ABC-F family ATP-binding cassette domain-containing protein yields MANLLNLERVSKAHGVRPLLTDVSLGVSAGDRIGIVGRNGDGKTTLLEVMTGLEPVDSGRVSRSRGLLVGYLRQGDDLVDTHTVREAVLGGRSDHEWAADPSTREVVEVLLAGVSLDRAVAGLSGGERRRCSLAELLLGHHDLVVLDEPTNHLDVEAVAWLAEHLAKRPSALVVVTHDRWFLDAVCQWTWEVHDGVVDAYEGGYAAFVLSKAERQRQAAASEARRQNLVRKELAWLRRGAPARTSKPKFRIDAATTLIEDEPPPRDRLELQKFATQRLGKDVVDVEDVDLSRGDRQLLKHATWRLGPGDRVGIVGVNGAGKTSVLSLLSGALPPSAGRVRHGRTIALQHLTQHIDDLDPESRVLETVESIKRVTRMADGTDVTASGMLERFGFTGDKLTARTGDLSGGERRRFQLLRLLLTEPNVLLLDEPTNDLDIETLNVLEDFLDRWPGTLVVVSHDRYFLERVTDSIWALMGDGQIAMLPRGVDEYLERRAGASSQPQPAETALAPTPAAAESALPDRPRAGSAEERAARKTMARIDKQLERIAVREAELNAALEAHAQDYEKLADLGASVQQLVDEREALELEWLEAAEHVE; encoded by the coding sequence ATGGCGAACCTGCTCAACCTCGAGCGCGTGTCCAAGGCGCACGGCGTGCGACCGCTCCTGACCGACGTCTCGCTGGGCGTCTCGGCCGGCGACCGGATCGGCATCGTCGGCCGCAACGGCGACGGCAAGACCACCCTGCTGGAGGTGATGACCGGCCTCGAGCCGGTCGACTCCGGGCGGGTGTCGCGGTCGCGGGGGCTGCTCGTCGGCTACCTGCGGCAGGGCGACGACCTCGTCGACACCCACACCGTCCGCGAGGCGGTCCTCGGCGGCCGGTCCGACCACGAGTGGGCGGCCGACCCGAGCACCCGCGAGGTGGTCGAGGTGCTGCTGGCCGGCGTCTCGCTCGACCGCGCGGTCGCCGGCCTCTCCGGTGGCGAGCGGCGACGGTGCTCGCTGGCCGAGCTGCTCCTGGGCCACCACGACCTGGTCGTGCTCGACGAGCCGACCAACCACCTCGACGTCGAGGCCGTGGCCTGGCTGGCCGAGCACCTCGCCAAGCGCCCGTCCGCGCTGGTCGTCGTGACCCACGACCGGTGGTTCCTCGATGCCGTCTGCCAGTGGACCTGGGAGGTCCACGACGGGGTGGTCGACGCCTACGAGGGCGGCTACGCCGCGTTCGTGCTCTCCAAGGCAGAGCGGCAGCGGCAGGCGGCCGCCTCGGAGGCGCGGCGCCAGAACCTCGTCCGCAAGGAGCTGGCCTGGCTCCGCCGCGGTGCGCCGGCACGGACCTCCAAGCCCAAGTTCCGCATCGACGCCGCCACCACCCTGATCGAGGACGAGCCGCCGCCGCGCGATCGCCTCGAGCTGCAGAAGTTCGCCACCCAACGGCTGGGCAAGGACGTCGTCGACGTCGAGGACGTCGACCTGTCGCGGGGCGACCGGCAGCTGCTGAAGCACGCGACCTGGCGGCTCGGGCCGGGCGACCGCGTCGGGATCGTCGGCGTCAACGGGGCCGGCAAGACCTCGGTGCTGTCGCTGCTCTCCGGGGCGCTCCCGCCCTCGGCGGGGCGGGTCCGCCACGGCCGGACGATCGCGCTCCAGCACCTCACCCAGCACATCGACGACCTCGACCCCGAGTCGCGCGTGCTCGAGACCGTCGAGTCGATCAAGCGGGTGACCCGGATGGCCGACGGGACCGACGTGACGGCGAGCGGCATGCTGGAGCGGTTCGGCTTCACCGGTGACAAGCTGACCGCCCGGACCGGCGACCTGTCCGGTGGCGAGCGTCGGCGCTTCCAGCTGCTGCGGCTGCTGCTCACCGAGCCCAACGTGCTGCTGCTCGACGAGCCCACCAACGACCTCGACATCGAGACCCTCAACGTCCTCGAGGACTTCCTCGACCGCTGGCCCGGAACCCTCGTCGTGGTCTCCCACGACCGCTACTTCCTCGAGCGGGTCACCGACTCTATCTGGGCACTGATGGGGGACGGCCAGATCGCGATGCTGCCCCGAGGCGTCGACGAGTACCTCGAACGCCGAGCCGGCGCTTCCTCTCAGCCCCAGCCCGCCGAGACGGCGCTGGCTCCCACCCCTGCAGCTGCCGAGTCGGCGCTTCCTGACAGGCCGCGCGCCGGCAGCGCGGAGGAGCGGGCGGCCCGCAAGACGATGGCGCGGATCGACAAGCAGCTCGAGCGGATCGCCGTACGCGAGGCGGAGCTCAACGCCGCGCTCGAGGCACACGCCCAGGACTACGAGAAGCTCGCGGATCTCGGCGCTTCGGTGCAGCAGCTGGTCGACGAGCGGGAGGCGCTGGAGCTGGAGTGGCTGGAGGCCGCCGAGCACGTGGAGTGA